A single window of Nasonia vitripennis strain AsymCx chromosome 4, Nvit_psr_1.1, whole genome shotgun sequence DNA harbors:
- the LOC100121299 gene encoding 4-coumarate--CoA ligase 1, whose amino-acid sequence MKESSNILRGPDYLFVFPEEMTVGQLIHNQLETHGTKIAQIQKETGEELTYKDILTRSQKLAVYLRNHGIKLNDRIAICSENNLGWAVSICATIFVGATVCPLNPMYSQREFLHTINISKPKLIFVSPLVLKSVKNYVKELSWTPTIILMLEEPNVDVPSIGKLISNIPTKNIENFQVTNVKVTEHVVSILCSSGTTGMPKGVMLTDKNYLSTIQTMLDGSVGIAMQDQTIICLLPFFHAYCFSVLIFSIIAGSTAIVFSTFKEEAFLETIEKYKTQVLSLVPPLMVFLAKHPIVDNYDLSSVKIIWCGAAPLSREIEDAVKKRLNNPEIRQGYGMTETTLTVVKIPENCDKPGSAGRLMPGVLGKVIPVDYSGKWSDKTLGPYQEGELCFKGDLIMKGYCGDKTSTSATIDEEGWLHTGDVGYYDDDGFFYIVDRLKELIKYKGFQVPPAELEAILLTHPEIKDAAVVGLPDEVAGELPIAFVVKQPNAKVTADGVLKYVNERVSNQKKLRGGVRFLQDIPKNPSGKILRRELRQLLKSKL is encoded by the exons ATGAAGGAAAGTTCTAATATTCTCCGTGGACCGGATTATCTGTTCGTGTTTCCGGAGGAGATGACCGTAGGACAGCTGATACATAATCAGCTAGAAACACATGGGACTAAAATTGCTCAG ATACAAAAAGAGACTGGGGAAGAACTCACCTATAAAGACATTCTAACTCGAAGTCAAAAGTTAGCTGTTTATTTGAGAAATCATGGTATCAAACTGAACGACCGAATAGCTATCTGCAGTGAAAATAATCTAGGCTGGGCTGTTTCGATATGTGCAACTATTTTCGTGGGTGCAACAGTGTGCCCCTTGAATCCTATGTATTCGCAGAGGGAATTTTTACACACAATTAACATTTCAAAGCCAAAACTTATTTTTGTTTCGCCATTAGTATTGAAATCTGTCAAAAACTATGTTAAAGAACTTTCCTGGACTCCAACTATAATACTGATGCTAGAAGAGCCAAATGTAGATGTACCAAGTATTGGGAAACTGATTTCCAACATACCCacgaaaaatattgaaaactTTCAAGTTACAAATGTGAAAGTGACAGAACATGTGGTATCCATATTATGTTCAAGTGGGACAACTGGGATGCCTAAAGGAGTTATGCTTACTGATAAAAATTATCTCTCGACAATACAAACTATGCTAGATGGGTCTGTAGGAATAGCGATGCAAGATCAAACCATAATATGCCTATTGCCATTCTTCCATGCCTACTGTTTCTCTGTTCTTATCTTTTCAATTATAGCTGGTAGCACAGCAATCGTTTTTTCCACGTTTAAGGAGGAAGCATTTTTGGAAAccattgaaaaatacaaaactcAGGTTTTGAGTTTGGTTCCACCACTTATGGtatttttagctaaacatccTATTGTAGATAATTATGATCTGTcatctgtaaaaattatttggtGTGGAGCAGCTCCACTTTCTCGTGAAATTGAAGATGCAGTCAAAAAGAGATTAAATAATCCTGAAATAAGACAGGGCTATGGAATGACTGAAACAACTTTGACTGTAGTAAAGATTCCAGAGAATTGTGATAAACCTGGCAGTGCTGGAAGATTAATGCCAGGCGTTTTAG gCAAAGTTATACCAGTAGATTACAGTGGCAAATGGTCAGATAAGACTTTAGGCCCATATCAAGAAGGTGAATTATGCTTCAAAGGTGATTTGATAATGAAAGGATACTGTGGAGATAAAACATCCACTTCTGCAACAATAGATGAAGAAGGATGGTTGCACACTGGAGATGTTGGCTATTATGACGATGATGGTTTCTTTTATATTGTTGATAGATTAAAAGAGCTTATCAAATATAAAGGTTTTCAAGTGCCACCTGCTGAACTTGAAGCCATTTTATTAACGCATCCAGAAATCAAGGATGCTGCAGTTGTAGGTTTGCCAGATGAAGTAGCTGGTGAATTACCTATTGCATTTGTTGTCAAACAACCAAATGCAAAAGTTACTGCTGATGGCGTTCTAAAATATGTTAATG AACGAGTCTCAAATCAGAAAAAACTTCGAGGAGGAGTACGGTTTTTACAAGATATTCCAAAGAATCCATCGGGAAAAATTTTACGCCGAGAATTGCGGCAATTGTTGAAAtctaaattgtaa
- the LOC100121277 gene encoding 3'(2'),5'-bisphosphate nucleotidase 1, whose product MAQSGALITRLVASSVTAATRAGKIIRDVMSQGELNIVDKGTNDLQTEADRSAQRCIVTSLSQQFPGVTIIGEEEPSNCEVPSDWVVTDMDQEVLKVTLPQHLENAKAEDLCVWVDPLDGTSEYTQGLVEHVTVLVGVALGDKAIGGVIHQPYFKNSENGTWGRTIWGIDGVGIGGFKPIPPPEGKRIITTTRSHCDSTVQGALDALQSDEILRVGGAGHKVMLLLEGKAHAYVFASKGCKRWDTCAPEAVLHSVGGTLTDLHGERYVYNSKTSYPNVGGVLATAPGQQHQWYLARIPNEIKQRLV is encoded by the exons atggcACAAAGCGGAGCCCTGATAACACGTCTAGTGGCGTCTTCTGTAACAGCAGCAACAAGAGCTGGTAAAATAATCAGAGATGTAATGAGTCAAGGAGAACTGAATATTGTGGATAAAGGGACAAATGATCTACAAACTGAAGCAGACAGGTCAGCTCAAAGATGTATCGTCACTTCTTTAAGTCAACAATTCCCAGGTGTTACTATCATTGGTGAAGAAGAACCCTCAAACTGTGAAGTACCATCTGACTGGGTCGTCACTGATATGGATCaagaagttttaaaagtaactCTTCCTCAACACTTGGAAAATGCTAAAGCTGAGGATCTTTGTGTTTGGGTAGATCCTTTAGATG GAACTTCTGAATATACTCAAGGCCTTGTGGAGCATGTGACTGTTTTGGTTGGTGTTGCTCTTGGGGATAAAGCGATTGGAGGAGTGATACATCAAccgtattttaaaaattctgaGAATGGTACCTGGGGTAGAACAATATGGGGAATCGATGGAGTAGGAATCGGAGGTTTTAAACCAATTCCACCTCCTGAAGGAAAACGAATCATAACTACAACACG TTCACATTGTGATAGTACTGTACAAGGTGCTTTAGATGCTTTGCAGTCTGACGAAATATTGAGAGTTGGTGGAGCTGGtcataaa gtCATGCTTTTATTGGAGGGAAAAGCTCATGCATATGTTTTTGCTAGTAAAGGTTGCAAAAGATGGGACACTTGTGCTCCTGAGGCTGTGTTGCATTCAGTGGGTGGTACTTTAACTGACCTTCATGGTGAAAGGTATGTTTATAACTCCAAGACAAGTTATCCCAATGTGGGAGGCGTCTTGGCTACAGCTCCAGGCCAACAACATCAGTGGTACCTTGCACGCATTCCAAATGAAATAAAGCAGAGACTAGTGTAA
- the LOC100118513 gene encoding ATP-dependent RNA helicase DHX8 translates to MDEVQKLEHLSLVSKICTELENHLGFNDKDLAEFIIDLSEENNTFDSFKAVLIQKGAEFADSFIANLLRIIQHMKPKKVKENKPENSKQNDLAYKFPALALPNEEPANVVDNKNTNISDVVDDMLMQLDAKNLGGSKTSEKNERRSRSLDKDRTERKNRSNDDDSSVRSRKRKSSRSPRRKSSRSPRRRKSSRSPRRKSSRSPRRKSSRSPRRKSSRSPRRRKSSRSPRRKSSRSPRQRKSSRSPRRRSSRSPRQKRESSRDESHSRKRSYSNTRSNFSEELKELEVGKIYTGKVANVVPFGCFVQLDGLRKRSEGLVHISQLRREGRVVNASDVVTRGEKVFVKVLNITGQKVSLSMKDVDQESGCDLNPNPVLSKREEDEQVLRNPDRPVSLLEFQANNDEDEVYSKKRVQRLSSPEKWEIKQMLAASCIDRSELPEFDTETGVLPREDDEEEDVEIELVEEEPPFLNGHGRALGDLSPVRIVKNPDGSLAQAAMMQSALAKERREQKMLQREQEIDSLPAGQHKNWIDPLPDADNSTSAAASMRGIGLQTQDLPEWKKHVIGGKKSSFGKKTNLSLIEQRQSLPIYKLKDDLVKAVTDNQILIVIGETGSGKTTQITQYLAEMGFTSRGKIGCTQPRRVAAMSVANRVAEEFGCRLGQEVGYTIRFEDCTGPETVIKYMTDGMLLRECLMDLDLKSYSVIMLDEAHERTIHTDVLFGLLKQAVGRRSDLKLIVTSATLDAVKFSQYFFKAPIFTIPGRTFEVEVMYTKEPETDYLDASLITVMQIHLREPPGDILLFLTGQEEIDTACEILYERMKTLGPDVPELIILPVYSALPSEMQTRIFEPAPPGSRKVVIATNIAETSLTIDGIYYVVDPGFVKQKVYNSKTGMDSLIVTPISQAAAKQRAGRAGRTGPGKCYRLYTERAYRDEMLPTPVPEIQRTNLATTVLQLKTMGINDLLHFDFMDAPPVESLIMALESLHSLSALDDEGLLTRLGRRMAEFPLEPNLSKMLIMSVHLQCSDEILTIVSMLSVQNVFYRPKDKQALADQKKAKFNQAEGDHLTLLAVYNSWRNNKFSNAWCYENFVQIRTLKRAQDVRKQLLGIMDRHKLDVVSAAKNTVRVQKAVCSGFFRNAAKKDPQEGYRTLVDSQVVYIHPSSALFNRQPEWVVYHELVQTTKEYMREVTTIDPKWLVEFAPAFFKFSDPTKLSKFKKNQRLEPLYNKYEEPNAWRISRVRRRRN, encoded by the coding sequence ATGGACGAAGTCCAGAAACTTGAGCACCTTTCATTGGTGTCAAAAATCTGCACAGAACTGGAAAATCATCTTGGGTTTAATGACAAGGATTTGGCTGAGTTTATAATTGATTTATCAGAAGAGAATAATACATTTGACAGTTTCAAGGCTGTACTGATTCAAAAAGGTGCAGAATTTGCAGACTCATTTATTGCAAATTTATTAAGAATCATTCAGCATATGAAaccaaaaaaagtaaaagaaaataaacctGAAAATTCTAAACAAAATGATTTAGCCTACAAATTTCCTGCCTTGGCACTTCCAAATGAGGAGCCAGCAAATGTTGTTGACAACAAAAACACGAATATAAGTGATGTTGTGGATGACATGTTAATGCAATTAGATGCTAAGAATCTTGGTGGATCAAAAActtctgaaaaaaatgaaagaagaaGCCGCTCTTTGGATAAAGATAGAACTGAACGGAAAAACAGATCTAACGATGACGATAGTTCTGTTCGAAGTCGAAAACGAAAGTCCAGTCGTAGTCCTAGACGAAAGTCGAGTCGAAGCCCTAGACGGCGAAAGTCTAGTCGAAGTCCTAGACGAAAGTCAAGTCGAAGTCCTAGACGAAAGTCGAGTCGAAGTCCTAGGCGGAAGTCGAGTCGAAGCCCTAGACGGCGGAAATCGAGCCGGAGTCCCAGACGGAAGTCCAGTCGCAGCCCTAGACAGAGGAAATCAAGCCGTAGTCCCAGACGAAGATCCAGTCGCAGTCCTAGACAAAAACGTGAAAGCTCTCGCGACGAATCTCATTCGCGGAAACGATCTTATTCTAACACAAGATCTAATTTTTCAGAAGAATTAAAAGAACTTGAAGTTGGAAAAATTTACACTGGCAAAGTAGCTAACGTAGTACCTTTTGGATGTTTTGTGCAACTAGATGGACTCCGTAAACGCTCGGAAGGATTGGTTCACATTTCTCAACTTCGAAGAGAAGGAAGAGTTGTTAATGCTAGTGATGTTGTTACGCGTGGTGAAAAAGTGTTTGTGAAAGTTTTAAATATCACTGGTCAAAAGGTATCATTAAGCATGAAAGATGTAGATCAGGAAAGTGGATGTGACCTTAATCCAAATCCAGTTCTGAGTAAACGGGAAGAAGATGAACAAGTTCTGAGAAATCCAGATCGTCCAGTATCACTGCTAGAATTTCAGGCTAATAATGATGAGGACGAAGTGTATTCAAAGAAAAGAGTACAAAGGTTATCATCACCTGAAAAGTGGGAGATCAAACAAATGCTTGCAGCATCTTGTATTGACAGAAGTGAATTACCAGAATTTGATACTGAAACTGGTGTTCTACCACGAGAGGATGATGAGGAAGAAGATGTTGAGATCGAACTTGTAGAAGAAGAGCCTCCTTTCCTGAATGGGCATGGAAGAGCTCTTGGTGATTTAAGTCCAGTTAGGATTGTGAAAAATCCTGATGGTTCTCTTGCACAAGCAGCTATGATGCAAAGCGCTTTAGCCAAAGAACGTCGAGAACAAAAAATGCTGCAAAGAGAACAAGAAATAGATTCCCTTCCTGCTGGGCAGCACAAAAATTGGATCGATCCTCTTCCTGATGCTGATAATTCCACATCTGCAGCTGCTAGTATGCGAGGAATTGGCTTACAAACACAGGATTTACCTGAATGGAAAAAACACGTTATAGGTGGTAAAAAGAGTTCATTTGGAAAGAAAACTAACCTGAGTTTAATAGAGCAACGTCAAAGTCTGCCCATCTATAAATTAAAAGATGATCTTGTTAAAGCTGTGACggataatcaaattttaattgttattgGTGAAACGGGTTCAGGTAAAACTACACAAATAACACAATATTTAGCAGAAATGGGTTTTACATCAAGAGGAAAAATTGGCTGCACCCAACCTAGAAGAGTTGCTGCAATGTCTGTGGCAAATAGAGTTGCTGAAGAATTTGGTTGTCGTCTTGGTCAAGAAGTGGGTTATACAATTCGTTTCGAAGATTGTACTGGTCCTGAAACTGTTATCAAGTACATGACAGATGGTATGTTGTTAAGAGAATGTTTGAtggatttagatttaaaatCTTATTCCGTGATAATGTTGGATGAAGCTCATGAAAGAACCATACATACTGATGTGCTGTTTGGGTTACTAAAACAAGCTGTAGGAAGACGATCAGATCTTAAATTAATTGTGACTAGTGCCACCCTTGATGCAGTGAAATTTTCTCAATATTTCTTTAAAGCTCCAATATTCACAATTCCTGGAAGAACATTTGAAGTAGAAGTAATGTATACTAAAGAACCTGAAACAGACTATTTGGATGCTTCACTTATCACAGTTATGCAAATCCATTTACGCGAACCACCTGGTGACATATTGCTATTTCTTACTGGTCAAGAAGAGATTGACACAGCTTGTGAAATTTTGTATGAACGCATGAAAACTCTTGGACCTGATGTTCCAGAATTAATTATATTGCCAGTTTACTCAGCGCTACCTTCAGAAATGCAAACAAGAATATTTGAACCTGCACCACCTGGTTCTCGAAAAGTTGTTATTGCAACTAACATTGCTGAAACAAGTTTAACGATTGACGGCATTTATTATGTAGTTGATCCAGGTTTTGTCAAACAAAAGGTATACAACTCTAAGACGGGTATGGATAGCCTCATTGTTACTCCGATCAGTCAAGCCGCAGCTAAACAGAGAGCAGGTAGAGCTGGTAGAACTGGTCCTGGAAAATGCTATAGATTGTACACAGAAAGAGCTTACAGGGATGAAATGCTTCCTACACCTGTGCCAGAAATTCAGCGTACAAATTTAGCTACTACAGTTCTACAACTAAAAACAATGGGCATCAATGATTTATTACACTTTGATTTTATGGATGCCCCACCAGTGGAATCGCTCATTATGGCCTTAGAATCACTTCATAGTCTAAGTGCACTTGATGATGAAGGTCTTTTGACTCGTCTTGGCAGAAGAATGGCAGAATTTCCTCTGGAACCAAATCTTTCAAAAATGCTTATCATGAGTGTTCATCTACAGTGTTCTGACGAAATATTGACAATTGTCAGCATGCTATCTGTTCAAAATGTATTTTACAGACCGAAGGATAAACAAGCATTAGCCGATCAGAAAAAAGCCAAATTTAATCAAGCAGAAGGAGATCATTTGACACTTTTGGCTGTTTATAATTCATggagaaataataaatttagcAATGCTTGGTGTTATGAGAATTTCGTACAAATTCGGACACTTAAAAGGGCTCAAGATGTGCGTAAGCAATTGCTTGGCATTATGGACAGGCATAAACTTGATGTTGTTTCTGCTGCAAAAAATACTGTTCGGGTTCAAAAAGCAGTATGTTCTGGTTTCTTTAGAAATGCTGCTAAGAAAGATCCTCAAGAAGGTTATCGCACACTTGTGGACAGCCAAGTAGTATATATTCATCCAAGTAGTGCACTGTTTAATCGACAACCAGAATGGGTAGTTTACCATGAGTTAGTGCAAACAACAAAAGAATACATGAGAGAAGTTACGACGATTGATCCAAAATGGCTTGTTGAATTTGCACctgcatttttcaaatttagtgATCCTACTAAATTAAGTAAATTCAAAAAGAATCAGCGACTTGAACCCCTCTATAACAAGTATGAAGAACCTAATGCTTGGCGAATATCTCGAGTCCGAAGACGAAGaaattaa
- the LOC100121237 gene encoding dimethyladenosine transferase 2, mitochondrial, which translates to MLGRKFLLCFNRTSYFQRSLTTARNVYFTNDDIVVAEKVKQHSKTPENISVSTAVRDYLKDVGLEYFMDSIPKKLLRKQCSSTSKLCLFDPKTAKELALMISEDLMQNTSFVIECNPGLGLLTQELLKIGVPSIHLYEKYEKFYSPQSPLGKLIAEHNNRLDLRKLNFFDAWMILLLDKHTGDDISDTYLTDIPYHEWENEPCAQIIAFCPSRNFLSLLIHNFFQQTKLYEHGRVTFFLILPSKIWERVKVCNTDDKKLQRYYNQQSIFLHLFFEFKCLGEVPRKAFAPWPEKKLINNIHSIDIPMQVIKLEPKSNTFDLISKDDLKAFWFFLKYCMRSKKIKIISEMENWIPGCGPKLIALDLDICTKFKDLSPTQLFELYKCFRTWPEYDENYFIPSTGYVDDIKKDDDEKIELEEPEPENVIKDNIQDNSSTMRYSSVV; encoded by the exons ATGTTAGGTAGAAAATTTTTACTATGTTTCAATCGAACAAGCTATTTTCAAAGGTCACTGACAACTGCTCGGAAtgtgtattttacaaatgatGATATAGTTGTCGCAGAAAAAGTGAAACAGCATAGTAAAACACCTGAAAATATTTCAGTATCCACTGCAGtgcgtgattatttaaaagaTGTTGGTTTAGAATACTTTATGGATAGTATACCAAAGAAGTTATTGAGAAAACAATGTAGTTCTACGTCAAAACTGTGTTTGTTTGATCCCAAGACTGCTAAGGAACTGGCTTTGATGATCTCAGAAGATTTGATGCAGAATACTTCTTTTGTTATAGAATGTAACCCAGGCTTGGGATTATTAACTCAggaattattgaaaattggtGTGCCTTCTATCCatttatacgaaaaatatgaaaagttCTACAGTCCACAGAGCCCCTTAGGAAAATTAATTGCAGAACACAATAATCGTCTTGATTTAaggaaattgaatttttttgatGCATGGATGATTTTACTTCTTGATAAACATACTGGTGATGATATTAGCGATACTTACCTTACTGATATACCATATCATGAATGGGAAAATGAGCCTTGTGCACAAATAATAGCATTTTGCCCAAGCAGaaattttttatctttattaatccataatttttttcaacaaacaAAATTGTATGAGCACGGGCgagttactttttttttaattctaccATCAAAAATTTGGGAG AGAGTAAAAGTATGTAACACAGATGATAAAAAGTTACAGCGATATTACAATCAGCAGAGTATTTTTCTACACTtgttttttgaatttaaatgtCTTGGTGAAGTGCCCAGGAAAGCTTTTGCACCTTGGCCAGAAAAGAAGCTAATAAATAATATCCATTCAATTGACATACCAATGCAAGTCATTAAACTAGAGCCCAAAAGTAACACGTTTGATTTGATTAGTAAAGACGATTTgaaagcattttggttttttctCAAATATTGTATGAGgtcaaaaaaaattaaaattataagcgAAATGGA AAATTGGATCCCTGGTTGTGGCCCCAAGTTGATTGCATTAGACTTGGACATTTGTACGAAATTTAAGGATTTGTCCCCTACCCAGCTTTTTGAACTATACAAATGTTTTCGTACTTGGCCAGAGTATGACGAGAATTATTTTATACCGAGTACAGGATATGTTGATGACATAAAA AAGGATGATGACGAGAAAATCGAATTAGAGGAACCAGAGCCAGAAAATGTGATTAAGGATAACATTCAAGACAACAGTAGTACTATGAGGTATTCGTCAGTCGTGTGA
- the LOC100121214 gene encoding uncharacterized protein LOC100121214 translates to MKFPILLMSALMTLALAQDIVFPNDDDSNAYVSGGEPITERKPVKVQDQCPENMLLYPDDGPKSTWVCDCKPRFVYFPKTDSCHEAFLQGPCPLHHYVYLAPNDTIPRCVNNPCSSEGLVHFGGLCHQLRTPGGPCGNDRVLGVNETTFQLECIPVDLVPFVIIEAPKRSCPKGSRRNNLGICKLVL, encoded by the exons ATGAAGTTCCCGATTCTTCTGATGAGCGCATTGATGACGCTGGCCTTGGCTCAGGACATCGTCTTCCCGAACGACGACGATTCCAACGCGTACGTCAGCGGCGGTGAACCG ATAACCGAGCGCAAACCGGTCAAAGTCCAAGACCAGTGCCCCGAGAACATGTTGCTCTATCCAGACGATGGTCCGAAAAGTACATGGGTCTGCGACTGCAAGCCGCGCTTCGTCTACTTCCCCAAGACCGACAGCTGTCACGAGGCTTTTCTCCAGGGTCCTTGTCCGTTGCACCACTACGTCTATCTGGCACCGAACGACACCATTCCAAGATGCGTCAACAATCCCTGCAGCAGCGAAGGTCTCGTGCACTTCGGTGGACTGTGTCATCAGCTGCGAACTCCTGGTGGACCTTGTGGCAACGATCGTGTGCTGGGCGTTAACGAGACAACCTTCCAGCTCGAGTGTATCCCCGTCGACCTCGTGCCCTTCGTCATCATTGAGGCGCCGAAACGCAGCTGTCCCAAGGGCAGCCGACGCAACAACCTTGGCATCTGTAAGCTCGTGCTCTGA